taataaatttagaCAACATAATATTAGAAATTAGAATAATAAATAGTCTGGCAAACAACATGAAAGAGTAATTGATTAATTTACTAATGTATaatgttttattatttaatcCACACGTATTAATTAGTTGAATTTTTGTTCCGTCTTCACCCGATACTGAATCGAATGAGAGCGGCTATTCCATTTTCGTCAGAAAAATAATTAGTTGATTTTTGATAACGCGAAGCAAAGTCGTGTGATATAGTTAATAATTTAATAGCGTTTTATTGTTAAAGGAGCTTCAACACTGCCACTATACTACGCACCCACCGTACGCCCTTGCTAGCTTCCGAGTTCCGAGCTCCTCAAATCTGTTATCTGAATTGGGAAGGACAGAGAAACACAGGTCCTGTCCTTCAATATTCTGAGCTGAGGACGACCAGAAAATCGTGAGAATTTCGTTAGAATGGACGATTATACGAGAGAAATGATGGATTTAAAAACCCTGATCACTCGTACTCTTGAGAAGAAAGGCGTCCTTGCCAAGATCCGAGTAAGCATCACTCCTCCCGTTCATTTTTCAGCCATCTGTTACGaattctgtttttttttatttctcattATCATGCATGTGGGTGTGTTTTTGTTTGAACACAAAAGTTGAGGGCTTTAAAAACGGAGAAGATaaattgggggggggggggggggggggggggatggGATGCGGATAATTTGGAATAACTGGTAAGGaaattttaatttgtggaagtaggattttattataaatttttaagaACACGCGGCTACTTGATTTCTCTTCAGAATTGCATTGGTTGTTATCATACCCTGTAAATTTGTGAAATTAACCGAAGGTTTGGAATGGTAGTTCTTATGGCATGCTTAAGGTTGTTTGACCATAAGCCTGGGATGAGAGAGGAGTGGTTAAACTCAAAACACTAGCATTGTAGATGAGAAAGCCTCACAAGCTTATTAGTATGATGTGAGTTTAAACATTGTCTGCTCCTGGAGAAGTCGGCACTCTTAGCTTGTCCTATGACGGTTTTCTCTTACCTATGACTAGTAGGTATACGTActtgaatatttaatatgaacATGAGCCAAATAATCAATACAATTGTAGTGATGTAGTCCTTTCTCAGACTGCTCCCTTCCACTTTATCAACTCATAACAAAATCACCAATATAAGGCATAAGTCCGAGATGAAAACCCAAATCCAAGAGACTGGCCTTGTAGGTAGGATAGTCTTGAGCTTATTAATCATTCACTCGTTCTGTAACTAACTGTCTGGCTGATATAGGATCACAACAAAGGTTGTTGAAGTGGAAATGCATGTTCTTGTCTTTTTTGTAAATTGGTGTCTGAATGGGCAAGCTTAATGTGTGTGTAAGTGTGTTTGGTGACTGAACTTGAGAAGCCAACAATAGTTAGATTTGTTGCTGCATATATTCAGGTAATAATTAAGAATACTCAAGCCATATGATGCTAGTAAGTTCACGGCAGCCAAGTTTTTCAAAGAATTATATGAGTTGCTTGCAATTTAGTAAAAGCTCATATTTTTAATCGTTTACATTACTGGAAAGACTCGTTAAATTTTTAGTGAACACAAAATTTACCAACTTAGCATATACACTGAAAACATAATACTTCCACGCCTAAATAAGGGGAAAATTTGCTAATGCAGCTGTTTTCAGGAAATATTGTTAATATATTCTTTGTTATTAGGCTGAGCTGAGAGCCAGTGTGTTTGAAGCGATTGAAGAAGAGGATGGGGTGATAGAGAAAGAAGGTCTGCCTCCTGCACTATTGGGTAGCTGCAATGGTCGTGCAAAGCAACTCCATAACTCTCCTTCAGGTGAATTATTTCCAACTTTCCCGTTATGTTCTATCCTCGATACATGTGTTAATCTGCATGCATGTATGTGACATCAGGCTCCATATCGTCTCTTTTTCTTCATGCACCGAATAGAAACGGACTTGCTACAATTTTGAAATGCCAAACAcaattactttttttttattagaCGTAAGGTTACTATGCAGGTTGCAGTGAAAAGATTTAAGTGACTGCAAACTCTATGGAACTATCTTTGTAGCGACCTAATATTATCAGGATCATTAGTAATTAGTACTTAATGTGTGCACTTGGGGTTGTCTAAGATGCTAGTTACAATAAATTCTTTATCTGTATGTTGACACTTTGACAGGAAGACTTCTAACTGCATTGATCTGTGAATATTTGGAGTGGGCTCAGTTAAACCACACGCTGAAAGTCTACATACCAGAGAGCAATTTGGTATTTCCCATAATCTGTTGTTAATTTGGTTATTTAACTCTTTTGAATGTTTTCTCCATCTATGTAATCATCATCTGTTAAATTCGTTTTCTTTTTCAGCCAAAAGATTCCTGGAAATCGGAGCTAAAAGAATTCAGCATAAAAAATGGGTATGATCTGAACAGGAACGGAGACAGTGGCCCTTTACTCTTGGATGTTCTTGAAGGATTCTTGAAGTTTGAGGTCTGATGATGAAGTGTACTTTCCTTGTGAAATTTGAAACCGATCCTTTGACTTGTATGATTTTTTAATGATTCCTTTAATGCAGCTATCTTTCACTTGGtaaatatgctaaacaagtgtTACCAAGCAATCATTATAATATGTAAATAGTAAATAGTAATTGTTGTTTTCTGGTTTCCATCACATATTATAATAGGTAGTATAAAAACCTGTATCGTAGAATTTTCACGTGTCATTTAATCCTAGCATGACTGTAGCACACAACATGAACTTTTTATGCAGATAACGGTGCTAAATATGTGAGCTGAATTATTCTCATCTGTTCTGATATCACAAAGCTGAATTTCTTTTTCTTAAATAGCATTAGCTTTTCATCATGTTCTGATTCATGTTCATGCAGAATTTATCTCAGGGTAGGGGTAGCAACAGGAGATTAACCACTCCAGATGCTGATGCCTTATGCAACCTGGATGCTCGAAATATTAAGAGACCGCCATCATCATCAGTTGCAGGGGGTTTAACTCCATTAGGCAGGTTTGTTTTCAataatcttatttttcttgTGCTTTTTTACTTGATTCCAATTTTAGTACATAAATTACAGTTTAATGGATTGCTCATTGCAGGCCTCTTCCTTCTTCACAAGCATCTGGTGAGCAGTAAAACTATTTGAAGTTGGTTCTGCAACACCATTTCCATTGTTCTCTTTTATTGTTTTACTTTGTCAAAGCTTCAGATCGAAGAGCAGGGTCATCTACTTCTAGCTATCGGAAAGATGATTACAATTGGAGATATGATAATGATGACCTTCCTGAAGATATGATTCGTGCTTCAGCTGCTTTAGAAAATCTACAGTTGGATAGAAAAGCTCGAAATCTAACTTCTTGGAGGTTTGTTTCTGAACGCTGATATcatatttcagatttttttatCACTTATGGGAACAATTCAGCCGAATAAACTTTTCCATCTTGATGGAGCCATTGGAAGCTGTTAACGATGTCGTAAAATGCTGAAACTAAATAAATTTTGTCCTTGCTACATAATGATTACTGGAATATTAGATGGGTTTGAATTTGGAAGCTTAGTGAAATTTTGGGTGGATCTTCATCATAGGCTGAGATGTGAAATCATTCATTGAGGAAAAAATGGCGGCTGTTCTTGTTGAAATTCTTTTGGAGAGAATCTGTAGCTTATAGATGCTATTGTTTGGAAATATATGGAAAATGTACATTGAACCAAAATGTGGAAAATTATTAAGTGATTTGACATGAAATGCTCTATAGACGTAATATATTATGTATCAAGAGAAGAACTTGTAATGTATGTTCTCACTGAGCAAGCACCCGAGAATGAATTTTGTTGCAGGCACGCGGGGGATGGAATTTTCGAGGAAGATAGCAGGGTAGACCACAAGTAAACCATCCGTTTTTAATTAGTTTGTGAGAACTTTTATTGACCCAAAATCGATGATTCCATCTATGTAAAAGATGCAACGATCTCGTGTATCAGTGACCTTTTGTACTCCATCGTTTCCATTTAGTTTCTCCCTCGTTAACATTTTCTCCATCTCTTGGCTCTGTTGACCTTCTAACATTTTGGTATTTCAATGGAGTTTGAGTCCAGGGACGCTTTTCTTTTTGTAAAGATTGTATTTTAGATGATATATTGTCCTTGTTATTCAAGTTAAATGTGTAGCGCTTTGGGTAATCGGGGCATCTGAAATACGCCTGGGTTGTAAATGGCATAGACTTCCTGATAGAATGTGACATACTCCTTCGTAAAAACCAAGTTACTCAAGTTGTTCAAGAAGGAAGAATTGCTTGGGGATTTTGTCGAGGATAGAGTAGAAAATTTAATTGTCTTTATGTTACAGAAAAAGTAAGATTAATGAAACCTCAATGaaaaggaatttttttttttatcgaatTTCTTTTTAGAAAATGTATgtcaataattattttaaatttaagaaGATTATGATCGAATCATCTTCATAGTATAATTAGAGAacatcttttaaaattttaatgaaaaacaTAGGTAAAAAATAATGGTTATGTTCAAAAAATAAATGGGTCAgagtatatatttttaaaattaaatatgaacatttatttttaatttcgcAACAcgataaagaaataaataaattattttaattcaaaatGGGGCCTTTCCTCGAACCACTATTtgcaaaatcattttaaataaaaattaaaaattaattaagaataaatattatttcaaTTTGTTCCCGACTCAAACGTTGAACTATCGAAACAAGCATAACAGAGAATTTTCTTAAAATCGTAGAGGGAGGAGAGGAGATGTCTCGGGTGTACGACAACTGGGAGAGGCTCGTGGCAGCAGTTTTGAAGAAACAGCAGCTCTGGGAACTTTGCCACCAACACTCGAGGAGCCCGAGCATCTGCTCCGAAGCATCGGAATCAAGCTCTACTTCCTTCAATTTTGTTCCCTTTGGCTTTTCAAGCCTTCAAGGTCCATCTATTTATAAACTGGAAGCGATCAACGGCCATTTATCACTACTTCTTGATCTTCCTTCGATTATTTTTCCATCTGATCGGTCTAGATGTCGCTTGCAGAAGAGCTGGAGACAAAGAAAGCTTCAACAGATGAGGGATCGATTCATACTGCTACACGCACATTTACTTTTCGTGAATTGACTGCTGCTACTGAGAATTTTAGACCAGATTTCATTTTGAGTGAAGGTGGATTTGGAAGGTTGTACAAAGGTCAACTTAAGGGCACTAAACAGGTTTTGTGTTACTTAAAAGGAAGAAATTGGGATAGAAATGCTTCCTTTTCATTGAGCGCATCTTATTCCAGCTTTGAAATTCTGTTTGGGGATGACCTGCTTTTATCATTCTCCATGTATAATATAATAAACTTTCAGTAAAATATAGAATTTGGAACCTTTTTCTCTAATCTCTATCCATATAGGAGAGTTGGAAATTATTATTCTTTCTCATTCTAACATCATGGAACAGTCGCAtatgtgttttttttaaagCAATTGAATAGTTCATGTGGTTCTTTGTGTACGTGGTGCCTTTGAGTGTTTTCAGATTGTATCAATCACCTCTTATTCTCCTTTGAATTTTCTCATGCACACTTACACACACATGAAATGCAACTTTTACTAATTAATCATAGAGTTTGATCGCTAAAACCAGAACGAACCTTTTCATGTAGATTGTGGCTGTAAAGCAAATTGATAGGAACGGTGTGCAAGGAAACCGGGAATTTCTTGTCGAAGTGATGATACTGAGTTCACTTCACCACCCGAACATGGTGAACCTCATAGGGTATTGTGCTGATGGTGATCAGAGACTTTTAGTTCAGGAGTACATGCCATTTGGATCTTTGGATGACCATCTACATGGTATATAGATCGTGACATTTCAGCATCTAATCATTATTGTTATTAGATAAAAGGGTTGAAAAAGCGTTCACTACTAACAAACTTGTCAGTGTCATTTGATTCTGAAGTTGCTATTGTGTAAGTGGGCTCTGAGATATTAGCTGTCAATTCTTGATGACACCATTCACTAGGAAACGCTTTTGCTAATTTTTTGACTAAACATCTCTCGTGCCTCTATTTTACCATCCTCGCTCCTTACTATATGCTTGAGATGGCTTCAAACATTGTTTTTCTAGCATATAAAAACACTCTATGTTTGCACATTACAGACCTTCAACCTGAGAAAGCACCGCTTGACTGGAACACAAGGATGAAAATAGCCACTGGTGTAGCAAAGTGCTTGGTGTATATGCATGATACGGCAAATCCACCTGTTATTCACCGAAATGTGAAGAGCTCAAATATTTTACTCGGTGAAGGGCATCATCCCAAGCTCTCTCATTTTGGATTGGCCAAATTTGGTCCAGTTTGTGACAAAACATACGTATCTACTAGAGTTGTGGGGACACACGGCTATCGTGCACCAGAATATGCAATGACAGGAAGACTTACGGTCAAAGCAGATGTTTACAGTTATGGAGTTGTCCTACTGGAGATAATTACTGGCAAACGGGCTATTGACAATTCAAGAGCCGTTGAAGAGATCAGTTTAGTTGCGTGGGTGCGTGATTCTCAGACCTTTTTTTCCTTGTGAAGCATCTTTGCTGGCATTGTAGCCAGGGGAAAGTTATGACTTAGCTTAAGCATGTTGCCTCATCAGACTTAACCTATGCTAGATTACAGAATATAGAAGAAATTAGACCCTTTGATCTCTTAGCAAGTTGATTTAATCTGATCTTGTCAAATGGGATTACAATCGTATTGTATTCCAAATCTAGAAGATTTTTTCTTGTTGGCTGGTAATATTCTTTCATATTTTCCCGTAAGATGTGGTGACCAGGGCGTAGGCTAATTGGGCATTCGCGCATACAAGTTTTAATGTCTTTTGGAAACAATTCCCCGAGCACACGTGTGCTCTATAAAAAAATGGATACAACTAGTCTTCCTTTTGTAAGAATGCACTGATCTTTTGTACCCTTTGTGGTGAGACTTGTCCACTTCCCTTTTTTGGTTATTGTAGTGGTGGGGGATCCACATCGATTCCCTCGTCTATGCACAATGCTTTTGGACCAATAAAAAGAAAAGGCACAGCCAGTAAATTTCACTAGCAAGAGTTAGCACCCAATTAAGGGGGGTGGCTGGAATGAGAATAGGAGAGTTGTCTCCTTCCTCAGATTAAGCTCGTGACTCATATATAATGAGAATTCATGATAGATCAAGTCTATAATATAGGTGGAATAATGTTATGCCTAGAGAATATGACTCAGCCGTTTTAACTGCTCTTGCTCTTTTGCAGGCTCGTCCTTTATTTCAAGATGGAACAAAATTCACACAGATGGCTGATCCCAAGCTGCAAGGTCGGTACCCAGTTAGGGGTCTGTATCAAGCTCTAGCTGTTTCTGCTGCGTGCCTTCAGATGGATCCCGACGTCCGACCTTCCATGGCAGATGTGGCTACAGCCATAACTTATATTGCTTCTGAGAACTGGTCACCAGAAACGGCCAGTTCAAGAGTCTAGCCAGCAAAACCCACGTCAGTTCAATAATGCGAAGGGAACTTTTATTATATACAGTAAGTCACGGATTGAAGCCACGGAGCTGCTGCATAATGCTATGATGTTGTAGATCGAGTTTAGGTATAAAAACAATGAAACCTGGTGCATGAACCTACTACTTGCATCTTCAAATTCCATAATAgtcgttttaaaaaaaataccataatagttctgtccaaaaaaTGGCGTAGAAAGAATGAACTGGAGAGTTTGATGGAACTGTTTTTTCAATTAAATTTTCCCAATAAAcggaataaaatatataaaaagtcACCCTATCATTAGCAGGATCTGACCAATAGCAACGTAAGAAAATAAACTAAAGAAATTGActgtaatatattttatattggtATTTCGTAATACGACATAAGCCTCGATTGTTAGTAGGTGCAAATTTTGAGATTATATTATTAGGGGAGTTATGTATAAAAATCTATTCatattgtttaaattttttaaagtttataaactaaaattaaaatattttggaagCTGAGGTTGCCAAGTAACGCTCCTCATTCCTCCGGCCATGTCCGGGAATACATGCAAAATGAAGCCATGATGCGATGGTTAGAGGTGCAAAATTAGAAAGGATATTTTTCACTGAGTTTAAAATAAGATatatattttctgaaatttttgaaaacttGTACGTAAAAATTTAACTTTTGGACGGTCTGGGCGTATCCACTGCATGATTCCTAGAAAAAGATATACAAGGAAGTAGACAAAATGACGGTCTGGGCGTCTGCAGGCTGTTTGTAAATTACCTCAGATTATATCGTGCGTGCTTGAAGTGGACAAGGAGATAGGTATTTTTATATATTCCAGCTATCAAGCAAGTCATTGCTGCGTACATACTTGCGAAAGTTAACGTTGCATTTCCTCAAAGACTTGCCACAGACAAAAAAAATCAACTCAAGGGTCTTTCTAAAGACTTTCAATAGACATGGAGACATGGGGTCATGCATTCCTCATCAAAAATTGTTTCAGCTATTGAAATAACAGCGTTCTGAAGGGAAAATATGCCCAAGGCGTACGACAACTGGGAGAGACTGGTAGCCTCTGTTTTGAAATGGCGTCAGATTTGGAAACTTTGTCATCAACAATCTAGGAGTCCGAGCTGTTGCTCCGATGAATCAGATTCtggctctgatatcaatctCAGTCCTGTCAACGACGATGCTGCCTTCATCTTTTCAAGTCTGCTAAGATCGATCGTGGCTTGGAGCCACGAATCCTTTAATATTTCTTGCCTTGATATTCTCACTAATGATTCTCAGTATCACATCTAATCTTTTTGGATATTAACAAGCTTGAATTCCTTGATGCAGGTGGATTAATGCTTCATCCAGCGTTCGATATGTTTCATGACTCGTGTAAACGGCACCTTGAAACCACCCGAAAGGTTTGTGGTCTTCATTAAAGTGGCAGACCCATTAGACTTGCTCTCtaaattcttttttaaaaaaatcatttgaattaAATGGTGGGACCACTTCTCAAAATCTTTCTGGAAAATATTGCTCTGTTTTTGTTGAATTCatctaaattatatatattgccTTGAACGCTAGTTTTAACTTGGACGCAGCTCTACCAGTTTGCCATTTTTATGCAGAAGAATGCAAGAATGAAGCAAATTGATATTGAGGATGGTGTGAGAGGGACCGACAGGGAATTTCTCGTCCAATTGATGATGTTAAGCCTGCTTCATCACCCTGATATTTTGCTGTTCATCTTCCCAGTATAAAGGTTCATTACGTAACTTTCTTAAACTAGTGTCAACCTGAATATAATGTCTACTTAATCCGTTCCTGGCAGAATTCGCCCAAGAAAAACAGGAAACTGATAAGAATATGATAATTTTCACTGAACAATTACTACTGTTATCATATTCCACTATTCTAAAAAAGATTTGAGTACCTTAGCAATAGCAAAGACTTTACAATTAAGCTAAATTTTGATGAGTCGCGTCTCTTTTACTTTTTATCTTTACCAACCATTTATTGTTCAATAAATCAACAAACAAACAATAGCAGTCTATATCTTTCCTCTTATGTGATAAAAGAACGGAACCAGAATCTTTGTATGGCTCTTGAAGCGCCTGCCTGGATAAACGGCGTTCCTTACAAGAATCGAGAATGAAGGGTTCAAGGTTCTTACAGGATACCCTGCGACAACTGTACCACCATTCAAGTGCCTCTTTTTTCACTTCTCTTCAACCGGATGATCGTTTGTTTTCTCATGTTCGGTGCTTGAACTCTGTCCCTCGTTTGATGTTCTTCCATCATTGGGTTCCTCAACACTCGTTGATTTTACCTGTtgcatttgtgtgtgtgtgttttattttttacaGAAAGTGAGTCGGTATCGGAATTGGTAGCTATTTATATAGTTCGTACGCAATCATCCCCAGAAAAACTCCATAGATTGTCATGGTTCCGTCACTTGGAAAAGAAAACGATGAGACTAGATTAGAATAGTGACCATTGACCCGTAAAGTTTGGTGTCATTTATACAGACACGTCAAAAGTCTTGAATAACTACAATGACACGCTACAATTTTCCTGTGCCCTACATTAACATGTCGTACAATGGCAGGTTTTACCAAAATATTCAAATCTCCGTCTCTGTGTGTGTATTTTTAGCTGGGCGCCCGAAGGTTCGAGGGTCTGTGCCTAAACCCTCGTCTTTCTGGCAGTTGCTTCTTCTAAACGTTTTACAAAAAGATGCAAGATTTTTATATCCCGTATGAATGTTGTAACAATTGTCATTGATACGTTAATAATAAGTAATAATAAAGAGTAACTTATAAATTCAAGATGTTACAACACCCAATAGACAAACTTTTTGGGATGGCACTTTTTTGGTTTTATAACCTAAGAGATGTGTATATTAATATTTGGTGGAAATACTAATGAAACCTAGTAGACTCCAGAAGCAACCCCGGATAGCCGGATAGGTAACAAGCACCTAGACAATCAAGCAATAAAAAGGCCATGGACTAAATATATCATATTAAACATCGAAAGAGAAGTGGAAGCACTGACTGACCTTGTTCCTGTCGCGCCATCCTAGCCCAAATGGTCTAGATAGTAAGCCTATCTTTCTTGCCTGAATTTCTAGAGAAGGATCTTGATTACTTCGAATGACAGAAGAATCTTGCTGTGTAGATCTGAAAAAATTACACACATCAGCGATAAACAGAATTCTTTTAACGAAACAGGGTACCGAAACTTTGGAAAGACAGAAAAAAGATGGCAGGAAAAGCATGCTGCATACATACAAAATAAGTTCGGTTTTTGTAGTTGCAAATGGTTATAATT
This genomic interval from Primulina eburnea isolate SZY01 chromosome 16, ASM2296580v1, whole genome shotgun sequence contains the following:
- the LOC140816939 gene encoding protein TONNEAU 1a-like isoform X2, whose protein sequence is MDDYTREMMDLKTLITRTLEKKGVLAKIRAELRASVFEAIEEEDGVIEKEGLPPALLGSCNGRAKQLHNSPSGRLLTALICEYLEWAQLNHTLKVYIPESNLPKDSWKSELKEFSIKNGYDLNRNGDSGPLLLDVLEGFLKFEGRGSNRRLTTPDADALCNLDARNIKRPPSSSVAGGLTPLGRPLPSSQASDRRAGSSTSSYRKDDYNWRYDNDDLPEDMIRASAALENLQLDRKARNLTSWRHAGDGIFEEDSRVDHK
- the LOC140816939 gene encoding protein TONNEAU 1a-like isoform X1, with the translated sequence MDDYTREMMDLKTLITRTLEKKGVLAKIRAELRASVFEAIEEEDGVIEKEGLPPALLGSCNGRAKQLHNSPSGRLLTALICEYLEWAQLNHTLKVYIPESNLPKDSWKSELKEFSIKNGYDLNRNGDSGPLLLDVLEGFLKFENLSQGRGSNRRLTTPDADALCNLDARNIKRPPSSSVAGGLTPLGRPLPSSQASDRRAGSSTSSYRKDDYNWRYDNDDLPEDMIRASAALENLQLDRKARNLTSWRHAGDGIFEEDSRVDHK
- the LOC140816549 gene encoding serine/threonine-protein kinase PBL27-like produces the protein MSRVYDNWERLVAAVLKKQQLWELCHQHSRSPSICSEASESSSTSFNFVPFGFSSLQEELETKKASTDEGSIHTATRTFTFRELTAATENFRPDFILSEGGFGRLYKGQLKGTKQIVAVKQIDRNGVQGNREFLVEVMILSSLHHPNMVNLIGYCADGDQRLLVQEYMPFGSLDDHLHDLQPEKAPLDWNTRMKIATGVAKCLVYMHDTANPPVIHRNVKSSNILLGEGHHPKLSHFGLAKFGPVCDKTYVSTRVVGTHGYRAPEYAMTGRLTVKADVYSYGVVLLEIITGKRAIDNSRAVEEISLVAWARPLFQDGTKFTQMADPKLQGRYPVRGLYQALAVSAACLQMDPDVRPSMADVATAITYIASENWSPETASSRV
- the LOC140815945 gene encoding uncharacterized protein, with amino-acid sequence MPKAYDNWERLVASVLKWRQIWKLCHQQSRSPSCCSDESDSGSDINLSPVNDDAAFIFSSGLMLHPAFDMFHDSCKRHLETTRKKNARMKQIDIEDGVRGTDREFLVQLMMLSLLHHPDILLFIFPV